One region of Sphingomonas bisphenolicum genomic DNA includes:
- a CDS encoding MFS transporter produces MTDIRHRLDEAPMGRLQIAAIILCILLNALDGFDVLAISFASPGIAREWGIDRAALGLVLSMELIGMAVGSVLLGNVADRIGRRPTILGCLVVMAAGMAGATQAWDVVSLSFIRLLTGLGIGGMLACTNAMVAELSNARSRSLAVAIMAAGYPVGAILGGSVASHLLIAGDWRDIFLFGGIVTAVFLPVSLWLLPESIGFLLQKRPQDALARINRLLGRMGHAPAAALPAPDPTATRPAFASLFAPGLARTTILLTLAYFCHIMTFYFILKWVPKIVVDMGFAPSAAGGVLVWANVGGLAGSLLLGALSWRLPVRGLVMVAMVASTCLVTVFGQGQTTLAGLSLVAACAGFFTNGAVVGLYALVAQSFPTAVRAGGTGIVIGVGRGGAALGPILAGFLFTLDFGLPAVALVMALGSLVGAALLAMLRPRPA; encoded by the coding sequence ATGACCGACATCAGGCACAGGCTGGACGAAGCCCCCATGGGCCGGCTCCAGATCGCGGCGATCATCCTGTGCATCCTGCTGAACGCACTTGACGGGTTCGATGTGCTGGCGATCAGCTTCGCCTCGCCCGGCATCGCCAGGGAATGGGGGATCGATCGCGCCGCGCTGGGCCTCGTCCTGTCGATGGAACTGATCGGCATGGCGGTCGGATCGGTTCTGCTCGGCAATGTCGCCGACCGCATCGGTCGCCGCCCCACCATATTGGGCTGCCTCGTCGTCATGGCCGCAGGCATGGCAGGCGCAACCCAGGCGTGGGATGTGGTGTCGCTCTCGTTCATCCGCCTTCTGACCGGTCTCGGCATCGGCGGGATGCTCGCCTGCACCAACGCCATGGTCGCCGAACTGTCCAACGCCCGCTCCCGCAGCCTGGCCGTCGCGATCATGGCGGCGGGCTATCCGGTCGGCGCGATCCTGGGCGGATCGGTCGCCTCGCACCTGCTGATCGCGGGCGACTGGCGCGACATCTTCCTGTTCGGCGGCATCGTTACGGCGGTCTTCCTGCCCGTCTCGCTCTGGCTGCTGCCCGAATCGATCGGCTTCCTGTTGCAGAAGCGGCCCCAAGACGCGCTGGCGCGGATCAACCGCCTGCTCGGCCGCATGGGCCACGCCCCGGCCGCCGCCCTCCCCGCGCCCGATCCGACCGCGACCAGGCCGGCCTTCGCGTCTCTGTTCGCCCCCGGCCTGGCGCGCACCACCATTCTCCTGACGCTCGCCTATTTCTGTCACATCATGACCTTCTACTTCATCCTGAAATGGGTGCCCAAGATCGTCGTGGACATGGGCTTTGCGCCATCGGCGGCGGGGGGCGTGCTGGTCTGGGCCAATGTCGGTGGTCTTGCCGGCTCGCTGCTGCTCGGCGCGCTTAGCTGGCGGCTGCCGGTCCGCGGGCTGGTCATGGTGGCGATGGTCGCCTCCACATGTCTGGTGACGGTCTTTGGCCAGGGACAGACGACGCTCGCCGGTCTCAGCCTGGTCGCCGCCTGCGCCGGCTTCTTCACCAATGGCGCGGTGGTCGGCCTCTATGCGCTGGTCGCCCAGTCCTTCCCCACCGCCGTGCGCGCCGGGGGGACCGGCATCGTCATCGGCGTCGGCCGGGGCGGCGCGGCGCTCGGACCGATCCTGGCGGGCTTCCTGTTCACGCTCGACTTCGGCTTGCCCGCCGTCGCCCTCGTCATGGCGCTCGGCTCGCTGGTCGGGGCGGCGCTGCTGGCGATGCTGCGCCCGCGCCCGGCCTGA
- a CDS encoding DUF3237 domain-containing protein, whose product MTRDMDRRGLLKAMPGLGLAGAATPLAAAEPGPLATPPLSLAMRLRVLIGAPQELGMVDGVRKRVIPITGGSVDGPRLTGKVLPGGADWQSIRADGTADILARYSLQADDGAIISVINPGYRHGPAPVLARIAAGEVVDPALYYFRTTPRFEVASNGPHAWLGRTAFLCTAARYKDHVALDIFAVG is encoded by the coding sequence ATGACAAGGGACATGGACCGCCGCGGCTTGCTCAAGGCCATGCCCGGCCTGGGCCTCGCCGGCGCCGCCACCCCGCTTGCCGCGGCTGAACCCGGCCCGCTCGCGACCCCGCCGCTCAGCCTCGCCATGCGCCTGCGCGTCCTCATCGGCGCGCCGCAGGAACTGGGCATGGTCGATGGCGTGCGCAAGCGGGTCATCCCCATCACCGGCGGCAGCGTGGACGGGCCGCGCCTTACCGGAAAGGTGCTGCCCGGCGGCGCGGACTGGCAATCGATCCGGGCGGACGGCACCGCCGACATCCTGGCGCGCTATTCATTGCAGGCCGACGACGGCGCGATCATCTCGGTCATCAATCCCGGCTATCGCCACGGCCCCGCGCCGGTGCTGGCCCGCATCGCGGCGGGCGAGGTGGTGGACCCTGCCCTCTATTATTTTCGCACCACCCCGCGCTTCGAAGTCGCGAGCAATGGCCCCCATGCCTGGCTCGGCCGCACCGCCTTCCTCTGCACCGCCGCCCGCTACAAGGATCATGTCGCGCTGGACATTTTCGCGGTCGGCTGA
- a CDS encoding aldehyde dehydrogenase: protein MPVSEIALVIGGEQRAAAATFERVNPVTGEVATIAAAASLDDAIAAVDAAQSAFPAWSALGPNARRAALMKAADALDAKAADFVDAMMAEIGATEGWARFNLMLSSSMVREAAALTTQIGGEVIPSDKPGCLAMAIREPAGVVLSMAPWNAPIILATRAIAVPLACGNTVVLKASEHCPRTHGLIVAALVEAGLGGGIVNLITNAPQDAGDVVGAMIDHPAVRRVNFTGSTAVGKVIARRCAEHLKPVLLELGGKAPLIVLEDADLDEAVKAAAFGAFMNQGQICMSTERIIVVDAIADAFAEKFRAKVATMAVGDPREGKTPLGAVVDRKTVAHVRALIDDALAAGATQLNGGDVLNGGGGVLMPAHVIDGVTPDMKLFRDESFGPVVGIIHARDEPHAIALANDTDYGLSASVFTRDTARGLRVARQIQSGICHINGPTVHDEAQMPFGGTKASGYGKFGGRAGIDSFTDLRWITMETQPGHFPI, encoded by the coding sequence ATGCCTGTATCGGAAATCGCCCTGGTCATCGGCGGGGAGCAGCGCGCGGCTGCCGCGACCTTCGAGCGCGTCAATCCCGTAACGGGTGAAGTCGCCACCATCGCTGCCGCCGCCAGCCTCGACGATGCGATCGCGGCGGTCGATGCCGCGCAATCCGCCTTTCCCGCCTGGTCCGCCCTTGGCCCCAACGCCCGCCGCGCAGCGTTGATGAAGGCCGCCGATGCACTGGACGCCAAAGCCGCCGACTTCGTCGATGCGATGATGGCAGAAATCGGCGCGACCGAAGGCTGGGCGCGCTTCAACCTGATGCTGTCCAGTTCGATGGTGCGCGAAGCGGCCGCCCTCACCACCCAGATCGGCGGCGAGGTCATCCCGTCCGACAAGCCCGGCTGTCTCGCCATGGCGATCCGCGAGCCTGCTGGCGTCGTGCTGTCGATGGCGCCATGGAACGCCCCGATCATCCTCGCCACCCGCGCCATCGCCGTACCGCTGGCCTGCGGCAATACGGTCGTCCTCAAGGCGTCCGAACATTGTCCGCGCACCCACGGTCTCATCGTCGCGGCCTTGGTGGAGGCCGGCCTTGGCGGCGGCATCGTCAACCTTATCACCAACGCGCCGCAGGATGCCGGCGACGTGGTGGGCGCGATGATCGATCATCCGGCCGTACGCCGCGTCAATTTCACCGGCTCGACCGCCGTGGGCAAGGTCATCGCCCGGCGCTGTGCGGAACATCTCAAGCCCGTCCTGCTCGAACTGGGCGGTAAAGCGCCGCTGATCGTGCTGGAAGACGCCGACCTCGACGAGGCGGTCAAGGCCGCGGCCTTCGGCGCCTTCATGAATCAGGGCCAGATTTGCATGTCGACCGAGCGGATCATCGTGGTCGATGCCATCGCCGACGCCTTCGCGGAAAAATTCCGGGCCAAGGTCGCCACCATGGCGGTCGGCGACCCGCGCGAGGGGAAGACCCCGCTCGGCGCGGTGGTCGACAGGAAGACCGTCGCCCATGTCCGCGCGCTCATCGACGATGCGCTCGCGGCCGGCGCGACGCAGCTCAACGGTGGCGACGTTCTGAACGGGGGCGGTGGTGTCCTGATGCCCGCCCATGTCATCGACGGCGTCACCCCGGACATGAAATTGTTCCGTGACGAAAGCTTCGGCCCCGTCGTCGGCATCATCCATGCCCGTGACGAGCCCCATGCCATCGCGCTGGCCAATGACACCGACTATGGCCTGTCCGCTTCGGTCTTCACCCGCGACACTGCACGCGGACTCAGGGTCGCACGCCAGATTCAGTCCGGCATCTGCCACATCAACGGCCCCACCGTGCATGACGAGGCGCAGATGCCCTTCGGCGGCACCAAGGCGTCGGGCTATGGCAAGTTCGGCGGCCGCGCCGGTATCGACAGCTTCACCGACCTGCGCTGGATCACGATGGAAACCCAGCCCGGCCACTTTCCGATCTGA
- the pobA gene encoding 4-hydroxybenzoate 3-monooxygenase produces the protein MKTQVAIVGAGPAGLMLGHLLRAEGIDAVIVERASPDYVLGRIRAGVLERTTTDLMDQLGLGARMHAEGLPHDGFHLADGERLIRIDIGALTGKQVMVYGQTEITRDLMEAAPERGLEVIYDAADVALHDVDGDAPYLTYSKDGATHRIDAQFLCGCDGFHGPSRKAIPASVAAVYEKVYPFGWLGILADVPPCNHELIYANHERGFALASMRSETRSRYYVQVALEEKVEDWSDDRLWDELAIRLGPEAAAHITRGPALEKSIAPLRSFVFEPMRHGRLMLAGDSAHIVPPTGAKGLNLAMSDVHYLSQSLIAYLKRHDSDAVAGYSDKALARVWKSERFSWQLTKLMHRFPDSDAFDRRMQVADLDYIASSVAAQTTIAENYVGLPL, from the coding sequence ATGAAGACGCAGGTCGCTATCGTGGGCGCCGGGCCGGCCGGGCTGATGCTGGGGCATCTGCTGCGCGCCGAGGGAATCGACGCCGTGATCGTCGAGCGCGCGTCGCCCGACTATGTGCTGGGCCGCATCCGCGCCGGCGTGCTGGAGCGCACCACCACCGACCTGATGGATCAACTGGGCCTTGGCGCGCGGATGCATGCCGAAGGCCTGCCGCATGACGGCTTTCACCTGGCCGATGGCGAGCGGCTGATCCGCATCGACATCGGGGCGCTGACCGGCAAGCAGGTGATGGTCTATGGCCAGACCGAAATAACGCGCGACCTGATGGAGGCCGCGCCCGAACGCGGGCTGGAGGTCATCTATGACGCCGCCGACGTGGCGCTCCACGATGTCGATGGCGACGCGCCCTATCTCACTTATAGCAAGGACGGCGCGACCCATCGGATCGATGCGCAATTTCTGTGCGGCTGCGATGGCTTTCATGGCCCCTCGCGCAAGGCGATCCCGGCGTCGGTCGCAGCCGTCTATGAGAAAGTCTATCCCTTCGGCTGGCTCGGCATCCTGGCGGACGTGCCGCCGTGCAACCATGAACTGATCTACGCCAATCATGAACGCGGCTTCGCGCTCGCATCGATGCGGTCCGAAACGCGCAGCCGCTATTATGTGCAGGTGGCGCTGGAGGAGAAAGTCGAGGACTGGTCCGATGACCGGCTATGGGACGAGCTGGCGATCCGGCTGGGGCCGGAAGCGGCGGCGCATATCACCCGTGGCCCGGCGCTGGAAAAGTCGATCGCGCCGCTCCGCTCCTTCGTGTTCGAACCGATGCGCCATGGCCGACTGATGCTGGCGGGCGACAGCGCGCATATCGTGCCGCCTACGGGAGCGAAGGGACTCAACCTGGCCATGTCCGACGTGCATTACCTGTCGCAGTCGCTGATCGCCTATCTGAAACGTCATGACAGCGACGCGGTGGCCGGCTATTCGGACAAGGCGCTGGCCCGCGTCTGGAAATCCGAACGCTTCTCATGGCAATTGACGAAGCTGATGCACCGCTTCCCCGATAGCGATGCGTTCGATCGCCGGATGCAGGTCGCCGACCTCGACTATATCGCCTCCTCGGTCGCGGCGCAGACGACGATCGCGGAAAATTATGTAGGATTGCCTCTATAG